From a region of the Paenibacillus lutimineralis genome:
- a CDS encoding MIP/aquaporin family protein gives MSAFWGEFIGTMILVALGGGVCAGVSLKRSYAANSGWIVITMGWGLAVAIAAYSVGTISGAHLNPALTLGLAIIGNFPWSDVPLYMAAQMLGAIVGAVIVYLHYLPHWRVTEDPGAKLSVFATSPAVYHPFSNLMSEIIGTFILVLGILAIGANKFTDGLNPLIVGFLIVSIGLSLGGATGYAINPARDLGPRIAHMLLPIPGKGSSNWRYAWIPVVGPLLGGSFGALFYKNVFLGRVDGTIWIVIGIAVVILLLSLLLFGKSAKRSVSM, from the coding sequence ATGTCGGCATTTTGGGGAGAGTTTATCGGGACCATGATACTAGTTGCACTAGGCGGTGGCGTATGTGCAGGGGTATCGCTGAAGAGATCGTATGCGGCAAATTCAGGCTGGATTGTTATCACGATGGGTTGGGGATTAGCTGTTGCCATCGCAGCTTATTCCGTAGGAACGATAAGCGGAGCTCATCTGAACCCCGCCCTTACTTTAGGGCTTGCGATCATCGGGAATTTCCCTTGGTCGGACGTCCCCTTATACATGGCTGCTCAAATGTTGGGCGCCATCGTCGGTGCAGTCATCGTGTATTTGCATTATTTGCCACATTGGAGGGTAACAGAAGATCCTGGAGCGAAATTAAGTGTATTCGCGACAAGTCCAGCCGTGTATCACCCATTCTCCAATCTGATGAGTGAGATCATCGGAACTTTCATCCTCGTTCTTGGCATTCTTGCAATTGGAGCCAATAAGTTCACGGATGGACTCAATCCGCTTATCGTTGGATTTCTGATCGTAAGTATCGGACTCTCGTTAGGCGGGGCGACTGGGTATGCCATTAATCCGGCGCGTGATCTGGGACCGAGAATTGCCCATATGCTGCTCCCGATTCCCGGAAAGGGAAGCTCAAATTGGAGGTACGCTTGGATTCCTGTTGTAGGTCCACTGCTTGGGGGCTCGTTTGGAGCGTTATTTTACAAAAATGTGTTCCTGGGCCGCGTGGATGGTACCATATGGATTGTGATAGGAATAGCGGTCGTTATTCTCCTTCTCTCGCTGCTCCTCTTCGGTAAAAGCGCAAAACGGAGTGTATCGATGTAA
- the glpK gene encoding glycerol kinase GlpK encodes MEKYILSLDQGTTSSRAILFDKAGQIVHVSQKEFTQIFPEPGWVEHNAQEIWGTILAVIATCLIESGVKPAQIAGIGITNQRETAVVWDKESGRPIYNAIVWQSRQTKSICDELQAAGYEELFRSKTGLLIDSYFSGTKVKWILDHVPGARERAERGELLFGTIDTWLIWKLTGGKVHVTDYSNASRTLMYNIYELKWDDELLELLTIPKQMLPEVRSSSEVYGNTVNYHFFGEEVPIAGVAGDQQAALFGQACFQQGMAKNTYGTGCFMLMNTGEQAVQSSHGLLTTIAWGIDGKVEYALEGSVFVAGSAVQWLRDGLRMLKESKDSEQYASRVDSTDGVYVVPAFVGLGTPYWDSEVKGAIFGLTRGTSKEHFIRATLESLAYQSKDVLNAMEADSSIGLTTLRVDGGAIQNNFLMQFQSDMLGVPVECPQVFETTALGAAYLAGLAVGYWGSRDEIATQWSIDRTFTPSMSEERRNELYAGWGKAIEATKVFK; translated from the coding sequence ATGGAAAAATACATTCTGTCTCTTGATCAAGGGACAACGAGTTCCAGAGCTATTTTATTTGATAAAGCTGGTCAGATCGTACACGTCTCTCAGAAGGAATTTACTCAGATTTTCCCGGAGCCGGGTTGGGTGGAGCATAATGCTCAAGAGATCTGGGGCACTATACTCGCTGTTATCGCTACCTGTCTGATTGAATCTGGCGTGAAGCCAGCGCAGATCGCTGGGATTGGCATAACGAACCAGCGTGAGACAGCCGTCGTATGGGATAAGGAATCGGGCCGTCCGATCTACAATGCGATCGTATGGCAATCGAGACAGACGAAGTCGATCTGTGATGAGCTGCAGGCTGCAGGTTATGAGGAATTATTCCGCTCCAAGACCGGACTATTGATCGATTCCTACTTCTCCGGTACGAAGGTGAAGTGGATTCTGGATCATGTTCCCGGGGCTCGGGAAAGGGCGGAACGTGGTGAACTGCTGTTCGGCACAATCGACACATGGCTGATCTGGAAGCTTACCGGCGGCAAGGTGCATGTGACTGACTATAGCAACGCTTCGCGTACGCTCATGTACAATATTTATGAATTGAAATGGGACGATGAGCTGCTGGAGCTGTTGACGATTCCGAAGCAGATGCTGCCGGAAGTACGTTCATCCTCTGAAGTTTATGGCAACACGGTGAATTATCATTTCTTCGGTGAAGAAGTTCCGATTGCCGGCGTCGCTGGCGATCAGCAGGCTGCCCTGTTCGGGCAAGCGTGCTTCCAGCAAGGCATGGCCAAGAACACTTATGGCACCGGATGCTTCATGCTGATGAATACCGGCGAGCAGGCGGTTCAATCCTCGCATGGCCTACTCACCACAATCGCCTGGGGAATCGACGGCAAGGTGGAATATGCATTGGAAGGCAGCGTCTTCGTGGCGGGCTCCGCTGTTCAATGGCTCCGTGACGGCTTGCGTATGCTTAAGGAATCAAAGGATAGCGAGCAATACGCGAGCAGGGTAGATTCCACGGACGGCGTATATGTGGTCCCAGCCTTTGTTGGATTGGGGACGCCATACTGGGACAGCGAGGTGAAGGGAGCTATCTTCGGTCTGACGCGGGGTACCAGTAAAGAGCATTTCATCCGTGCCACCCTGGAGTCACTAGCCTACCAGAGCAAGGATGTATTGAACGCTATGGAGGCGGATTCCTCGATCGGCCTTACAACACTGCGCGTCGACGGCGGGGCGATTCAGAACAACTTCCTGATGCAATTCCAGAGCGATATGCTAGGCGTGCCGGTAGAATGTCCACAGGTATTCGAGACGACAGCTCTCGGTGCGGCGTACCTTGCTGGCCTGGCTGTCGGATATTGGGGAAGCCGGGATGAGATCGCGACACAGTGGAGTATCGATCGCACCTTCACACCGTCGATGTCGGAAGAGCGCCGCAATGAACTTTATGCAGGTTGGGGCAAAGCAATTGAGGCGACAAAAGTATTTAAATAA
- a CDS encoding glycerol-3-phosphate responsive antiterminator yields MKFYEQRILPASRQMKDLEKAVASSYEYLVLLDVHISQLKHACNMVQQANKKLFLHLDLIQGLQSDAHATEYLCQEYRPYGILSTKSSVIQKAKQKGVLAVQRIFLIDNSALEKSCKLIENTQPDVIEVLPGGMPSIIRKVKERTNLPILAGGFISTSEEVKLALQAGAEAVTTSNKQLWTDFEKKDLTTFAILNKI; encoded by the coding sequence ATGAAATTCTATGAACAGCGGATTCTACCCGCATCAAGGCAGATGAAGGATTTGGAGAAGGCCGTTGCATCATCCTATGAATATCTTGTGCTGCTCGACGTTCATATTTCCCAGTTGAAGCATGCCTGCAACATGGTACAACAAGCGAACAAGAAGCTGTTCTTGCACCTCGACCTGATTCAGGGGCTGCAGAGCGATGCGCATGCGACCGAATATCTCTGTCAGGAGTATCGGCCATATGGAATATTGTCCACGAAGTCGAGTGTCATTCAAAAGGCGAAGCAAAAAGGAGTTCTTGCTGTACAGCGAATTTTCCTGATTGATAACAGTGCCTTGGAGAAGAGCTGCAAGCTGATTGAGAACACGCAACCAGACGTTATTGAAGTATTGCCCGGGGGGATGCCAAGCATTATTCGCAAGGTGAAGGAGAGAACAAATCTGCCAATTCTGGCGGGAGGATTCATCTCTACGAGTGAAGAAGTGAAGCTTGCGCTACAGGCAGGTGCGGAGGCAGTGACCACTTCCAACAAGCAATTATGGACAGACTTTGAAAAAAAGGATTTGACAACGTTTGCAATTTTAAATAAAATTTGA
- a CDS encoding DUF7594 domain-containing protein translates to MFKIKRAKAAIRLMSVFLTVVILQGSLMSWYGAMPGFAAAAVKTTLVSTSDSLPVQLGPIEDTYVNAGGNAGKNFGSSNLLIVKNFEADANLNRQAYMKFDLSSITGEIGSAKLKAYAVDTENSTIAVQAYGMEDASWQEDTVTWNNKPEIDHYLSSVNVGKIAGWHEWDVTSFVKQQLAKGDVASIALIQQAAKGHAVSLNSKEHTDNHPYLEISVDRADESAPSWPGGGSLQALDITENGLQLEWSGASDSVGVTGYTVYQNGSVLGKVSGSTTSYAVTGLTVGKKYTFKVEAGNAQNIWSSDGPFVTAVTPTTKLIQLRPGNIYTNGESVRFKVQTARPAVSWTVYDYQGALVQEGTATTVQNEASWTVPHSKYGYFTLQVRADLQGSDPVLLKTPFAVLASRDEPTNESSPFGVSTHLHRLPQNLTANIVDLIKAAGIRTVRGGYEWRGIEKQQGSYTFTPQPDYYMNMLDKDDFDFLFVSGYTNPFYDNDSTPYTAAGREGFANFMKAYVDHYQDQLDVVEVYNEFYGSFGDRGNGPADSKPEYYYPLLKKTYETLKASHPDLPVLGTSTAGDLKWIEDVLKLGGMQYMDGFSIHPYLYPGAPEGYEDLILNLKDLIREYNNGNLKPIWINETGWPTQRDARGVDEKTQANYLIRAHVIALANGVEKLVWYDMINDGIQNINEDNFGLLRNPDDKLGSLTPKPAYTAYATMTQMLNGASFESRDATDSDIRSYVFQKTGGSVRVIWSTAGSSIPAVIRTSHPIQITDMMGNTSTYTPFNGNVFVTLSNEPFFVVGEVNGIERDETFVLSGEEARIGDSMVFTLETDNTNSMDFAFQLDVEGHVYPVVTPSGQKAVQTIEVASGNEPGSRLVTAVLMKGNERVGLLRSGTSTLPSYTVQIRPTMETPDLNQTLRVTVNNEAKSKAIQLQKIDWRFGTQSGTEVMNDEIAAGSSTTVDIPLAAMSTGITSSLKVTVYIDGLEPYTYEGTAEFNPVPARPVTVDGTLDLETINSASTIDLSKGTVKMSGYQGAGDLSGQVWLSYDADHLYLSARIKDDVHAASMAGADIWNNDSIQFAISDGLPGEKAYWHEIGISQTPEGPQIYRWIAPPGVDKGPLTNGQLAITRDEEQKYTIYELALPWSEITPVRAENQGVISFSMLVNDNDGAGRKGFIEWGGGIGDGKLSSKFRSMQWMASSADTVLPKTELSIEGTERNGWYISEVRAVMKASDEASGVAETVYSLDDRRTWLPYKEPLTFTEDGTYTLVYRSTDRAGNIEEPQEFIFRIDRTAPTASIRYSTTEPTTGQVNAIMIPSELVTITNNDGRDSYIFSENGSFTFEFIDAAGNEGSATAIVGNIIQTATGAPGQPKLSSDNGYDTGMMDGSYKITMNMWWGNNGTDYLLYENGVLVDRQALKDDSPHAQSTVTAVFNKPNGTYEYVAELTNAFGTTRSDVLVVTVNEAAPGQPVLSHDNWDRDGNYKVSMNMWWGTNGSTYRLYENDVLIDTQALENKSPQAQSAITEIRDKPAGTYEYWCELVNDGGTVTSGKITVIVK, encoded by the coding sequence ATGTTTAAAATAAAACGAGCGAAAGCAGCTATTCGTCTGATGAGTGTGTTTTTGACCGTAGTCATTCTCCAAGGTTCTCTGATGTCCTGGTATGGAGCTATGCCGGGATTTGCGGCAGCCGCCGTAAAAACTACGTTGGTTTCAACAAGTGATTCCTTGCCTGTGCAGCTCGGACCGATTGAGGATACTTATGTCAATGCGGGCGGAAATGCGGGGAAAAATTTCGGTTCGTCAAATCTGCTGATCGTCAAAAATTTTGAGGCGGATGCTAATTTAAACAGACAGGCGTACATGAAGTTTGATCTCAGCTCCATCACCGGTGAGATCGGATCGGCTAAATTAAAGGCATATGCTGTCGATACCGAGAATTCGACGATTGCTGTCCAGGCCTACGGAATGGAGGATGCTTCTTGGCAGGAGGATACGGTAACCTGGAACAATAAACCGGAAATTGATCATTATCTGAGCTCGGTGAATGTTGGGAAAATAGCAGGCTGGCATGAATGGGATGTTACCAGTTTCGTCAAACAGCAATTGGCAAAAGGCGACGTTGCCAGCATTGCCCTTATACAGCAGGCCGCTAAGGGGCATGCCGTTTCCCTCAACAGTAAGGAACATACGGATAATCATCCTTATCTGGAGATTTCTGTTGACAGGGCCGATGAAAGCGCACCAAGCTGGCCTGGTGGCGGAAGCCTTCAAGCCTTAGATATCACCGAAAATGGTTTACAGCTGGAGTGGAGTGGGGCGAGCGATTCCGTTGGCGTAACCGGCTATACTGTTTATCAAAATGGCAGCGTACTCGGGAAGGTAAGCGGCAGCACAACCTCTTATGCGGTAACGGGGCTTACTGTCGGCAAGAAGTATACGTTTAAAGTAGAAGCTGGCAACGCCCAGAATATATGGAGCAGCGATGGACCCTTTGTGACGGCGGTAACGCCGACGACGAAGCTGATTCAGCTTCGCCCAGGCAATATATATACCAACGGCGAATCAGTCCGGTTCAAAGTCCAGACGGCGAGGCCCGCTGTATCCTGGACGGTTTATGATTATCAGGGAGCACTGGTGCAGGAGGGAACGGCAACAACCGTTCAGAACGAAGCCTCCTGGACTGTTCCCCATTCAAAGTACGGTTATTTTACACTGCAGGTACGTGCGGACTTGCAAGGAAGCGACCCGGTTCTGCTCAAAACGCCGTTTGCTGTGCTTGCGTCTCGGGATGAGCCGACGAATGAATCATCACCGTTCGGAGTTTCCACTCATCTGCACCGCCTTCCGCAAAATTTGACCGCCAATATCGTGGACCTGATAAAGGCTGCCGGCATTCGAACGGTGCGGGGTGGGTATGAGTGGCGGGGGATTGAAAAGCAGCAAGGCAGCTATACATTTACTCCCCAACCGGACTATTACATGAATATGCTGGATAAAGATGATTTTGATTTCCTGTTTGTCTCAGGATATACCAATCCTTTTTACGATAATGACAGCACTCCGTATACGGCTGCCGGGCGTGAGGGGTTTGCCAACTTCATGAAGGCATACGTTGATCATTATCAGGATCAATTGGATGTTGTAGAAGTGTATAACGAATTTTACGGAAGCTTTGGAGACCGCGGTAATGGACCTGCTGATTCCAAGCCGGAATATTACTATCCGTTATTAAAGAAAACGTATGAAACGCTTAAAGCTTCACATCCTGATTTACCGGTACTTGGCACGTCGACGGCTGGGGATTTGAAATGGATCGAAGATGTGTTAAAGCTCGGCGGGATGCAGTACATGGACGGCTTTTCAATCCATCCTTATTTATATCCTGGTGCTCCGGAAGGTTATGAAGATCTAATCCTCAATCTGAAGGATTTAATTCGAGAATATAATAATGGGAATTTAAAACCGATTTGGATTAATGAAACGGGGTGGCCAACACAGCGTGATGCACGGGGCGTAGATGAGAAGACACAAGCGAATTATCTGATTCGGGCCCATGTTATTGCTCTTGCTAACGGAGTGGAGAAGCTCGTCTGGTACGATATGATTAATGATGGCATTCAAAATATTAATGAGGACAATTTCGGCCTGCTGCGAAATCCAGACGATAAGCTGGGGAGCCTGACCCCCAAACCTGCATATACAGCTTATGCCACCATGACCCAAATGCTGAATGGTGCTTCGTTTGAAAGCCGAGACGCAACAGACAGCGATATTCGAAGCTATGTATTTCAGAAGACTGGCGGCAGTGTCCGCGTGATCTGGTCAACTGCAGGCTCCTCGATCCCTGCTGTCATCCGTACGAGCCATCCCATACAGATCACGGATATGATGGGGAATACGAGCACGTATACGCCTTTTAATGGGAACGTTTTTGTGACATTAAGCAATGAACCGTTTTTTGTGGTTGGGGAAGTGAACGGAATTGAAAGGGACGAGACCTTTGTCTTGAGCGGGGAAGAAGCGCGGATCGGCGACTCGATGGTCTTTACTTTGGAAACGGATAATACCAATTCTATGGATTTTGCTTTTCAATTGGACGTTGAAGGCCATGTGTATCCTGTAGTGACGCCAAGCGGGCAAAAAGCTGTACAGACGATTGAGGTTGCAAGCGGAAATGAGCCCGGCAGCCGCCTTGTCACAGCCGTGTTGATGAAGGGTAATGAAAGAGTTGGTCTACTCAGAAGCGGAACTTCAACGCTACCGTCCTATACGGTTCAGATTCGCCCTACGATGGAAACTCCGGATTTAAATCAAACGCTTAGGGTTACCGTCAACAATGAGGCGAAGTCCAAGGCGATACAGCTCCAAAAGATAGACTGGCGGTTCGGGACCCAATCGGGAACTGAAGTCATGAATGATGAGATTGCCGCCGGATCCTCTACGACAGTCGACATCCCGCTTGCCGCCATGAGTACCGGTATAACCAGCAGCCTGAAGGTGACGGTCTATATCGATGGCTTAGAGCCGTACACGTATGAAGGAACGGCAGAATTTAATCCGGTGCCTGCCAGACCGGTGACTGTGGACGGGACGCTTGACCTGGAGACCATAAACAGCGCATCTACGATCGATTTGTCGAAAGGGACGGTAAAAATGAGCGGATATCAAGGGGCGGGGGATCTAAGCGGCCAAGTCTGGCTCAGTTATGACGCTGATCACTTGTATCTGTCGGCCAGAATAAAAGATGATGTGCACGCTGCTTCAATGGCTGGGGCCGATATCTGGAATAATGACAGCATTCAATTTGCAATTTCGGATGGTCTTCCGGGTGAAAAGGCATACTGGCATGAGATCGGGATTTCGCAAACCCCTGAAGGACCGCAAATCTACAGATGGATTGCGCCTCCTGGTGTGGACAAAGGACCGCTGACCAACGGTCAGCTTGCCATCACAAGGGATGAAGAGCAGAAATATACGATTTATGAATTAGCGCTGCCCTGGTCGGAAATTACGCCAGTGAGGGCAGAAAACCAAGGAGTTATCAGCTTTTCAATGCTTGTTAATGATAATGACGGCGCGGGACGGAAAGGTTTTATTGAATGGGGAGGAGGAATCGGGGACGGAAAGCTGTCTTCGAAATTCCGCTCTATGCAGTGGATGGCTTCATCAGCCGATACCGTTCTGCCGAAAACGGAGCTTTCCATTGAAGGAACGGAGCGAAATGGCTGGTATATTAGCGAAGTAAGAGCGGTAATGAAGGCATCGGATGAAGCTTCCGGCGTAGCGGAAACAGTCTACAGTCTGGACGACAGAAGGACATGGCTGCCTTATAAAGAGCCTCTGACGTTTACGGAGGATGGCACATATACTCTTGTTTATAGATCGACGGACCGTGCCGGGAATATAGAGGAGCCGCAAGAGTTTATTTTCCGAATCGACAGGACTGCGCCGACGGCTTCCATTCGTTATAGTACTACGGAGCCCACGACGGGGCAGGTTAATGCAATCATGATCCCAAGCGAACTTGTGACGATCACAAACAATGACGGGAGAGACAGTTATATCTTCTCAGAGAATGGAAGCTTCACCTTTGAGTTCATCGATGCTGCCGGTAATGAAGGATCGGCTACAGCGATTGTAGGCAATATTATTCAAACCGCTACAGGAGCACCAGGCCAGCCAAAGCTGTCCTCCGATAATGGCTATGATACCGGAATGATGGACGGCAGCTACAAGATTACGATGAACATGTGGTGGGGGAATAACGGGACGGATTATTTATTATATGAAAATGGCGTTTTGGTAGATAGGCAAGCCCTAAAAGATGATTCGCCTCATGCTCAATCCACGGTTACAGCTGTGTTCAATAAGCCAAATGGGACTTATGAATATGTCGCCGAATTAACGAATGCATTCGGTACAACACGCAGCGATGTTCTAGTAGTGACAGTAAATGAGGCGGCACCGGGTCAGCCTGTACTTTCTCATGATAATTGGGATAGGGATGGAAATTATAAAGTCAGCATGAATATGTGGTGGGGAACGAATGGCTCAACCTACCGGCTGTATGAAAATGATGTGTTGATCGATACCCAGGCGCTGGAAAACAAGTCGCCTCAAGCCCAATCTGCCATCACCGAAATCCGCGACAAACCGGCGGGCACGTATGAATACTGGTGCGAGCTTGTCAATGATGGTGGGACAGTAACAAGCGGGAAAATTACAGTAATCGTCAAATAA
- a CDS encoding glycerol-3-phosphate dehydrogenase/oxidase has translation MTVAFSATGRKSMTEAMGQGPLDLIVVGGGITGAGIALDAVTRGLRTAVFEMQDFAAGTSSRSTKLVHGGLRYLKQFDIKTVSEVGKERAIVYENGPHVTTPEWMLLPLHRGGTFGRFSTGIGLRIYDFLAGVKHHERRRMLSEQETKTREPLLKREGLLGGGYYVEYRTDDARLTIEVMKEAVHNGAMAINYMKVDSFIYENDKIVGVRVIDQLDGERFEYRARKIINAAGPWVDELRNKDHSKTGKHLQLSKGVHLVIDQSRFPLKQAIYFDTPDGRMVFAIPRDGKTYVGTTDTFYRGDPLRPVMTKEDRDYIMAAIHYMFPTIQLRVEDIESSWAGVRPLIYEEGKSASEISRHDEIWQSPSGLITIAGGKLTGYRKMAETIVDLVMQLLSREEGQAFVQAMTKKLPISGGNVGGSDAFPDFVQKKTEEGAQRGLEAILAKTWAHHYGSNADRLFELADRCRGQVEATGLPLEVLVPLVYAIEEEMTVKPVDFFIRRTGALFFNIQWVRDWKERVIGFMTSIFGWTPEQRTEYTEELDIALHQAVVPMESL, from the coding sequence ATGACAGTTGCATTTTCCGCAACAGGACGTAAATCGATGACAGAAGCGATGGGACAGGGGCCGCTTGATCTGATCGTAGTAGGCGGAGGAATTACCGGGGCGGGGATTGCCCTGGATGCGGTGACACGAGGACTTCGTACTGCCGTATTCGAGATGCAGGATTTTGCTGCAGGAACGTCCAGCCGTTCAACCAAGCTGGTACATGGGGGGCTTCGTTATTTGAAGCAATTCGACATTAAGACGGTGTCTGAGGTCGGCAAGGAGCGCGCCATCGTCTATGAGAACGGCCCGCATGTGACGACGCCTGAATGGATGCTGCTGCCACTGCATCGTGGCGGAACATTCGGCAGATTCAGCACAGGTATCGGGCTTCGTATCTATGATTTCCTGGCCGGGGTTAAGCATCATGAACGGAGGCGGATGCTGTCGGAGCAAGAGACGAAGACCCGTGAACCGTTGCTTAAGCGGGAAGGGCTCCTTGGCGGGGGGTATTACGTAGAATACCGCACCGATGACGCTCGTCTGACGATTGAGGTGATGAAGGAAGCGGTTCACAACGGGGCGATGGCCATCAATTATATGAAGGTGGATTCCTTCATCTATGAGAACGACAAGATCGTTGGTGTGCGAGTGATTGATCAGCTGGATGGGGAGAGGTTTGAGTACCGGGCACGGAAGATCATTAACGCAGCAGGACCATGGGTTGATGAACTTCGTAACAAGGACCATTCCAAGACGGGCAAGCATCTGCAATTGTCAAAAGGGGTCCATCTAGTCATCGATCAATCCAGATTTCCACTAAAGCAAGCGATCTACTTCGACACGCCAGACGGCCGGATGGTGTTTGCGATTCCGCGCGATGGCAAGACCTATGTAGGCACGACGGATACATTCTACCGGGGGGATCCGCTCCGGCCTGTCATGACGAAGGAGGATCGCGACTACATTATGGCGGCGATTCATTATATGTTCCCTACGATCCAGCTTCGTGTGGAGGATATCGAATCCAGCTGGGCAGGCGTTCGTCCGCTTATCTATGAGGAAGGCAAGAGCGCGTCGGAAATTTCCCGCCATGATGAGATCTGGCAATCTCCTTCTGGACTGATAACAATTGCCGGCGGCAAGCTTACCGGTTATCGCAAGATGGCCGAGACGATTGTTGATCTGGTCATGCAGTTGCTAAGCCGTGAAGAGGGGCAGGCGTTCGTCCAGGCGATGACGAAGAAGCTGCCGATCTCGGGCGGGAATGTGGGTGGTTCCGATGCATTTCCAGACTTTGTTCAGAAGAAAACAGAGGAAGGTGCGCAGCGAGGTCTGGAAGCTATACTCGCTAAGACTTGGGCGCATCATTACGGCTCCAATGCAGACCGGCTCTTCGAGCTCGCGGATCGCTGCCGTGGGCAAGTGGAAGCAACCGGACTACCGCTCGAAGTGCTTGTCCCACTCGTCTATGCCATAGAGGAGGAAATGACGGTGAAGCCAGTTGATTTCTTCATCCGGCGCACCGGAGCGCTCTTCTTCAATATTCAGTGGGTACGGGATTGGAAAGAGCGGGTGATTGGATTTATGACTTCTATCTTTGGCTGGACACCTGAACAGAGAACTGAGTATACGGAAGAGCTGGACATCGCCCTGCATCAGGCCGTTGTGCCTATGGAATCTCTCTAA
- a CDS encoding carbohydrate-binding protein → MTQLKLEIQSANGAVLASASDHGQAHLVYDKNYEPGDQIVLTSENENVYLVIQLEDTMDPAFVYLTGQEIRFIIPFDEKKISYSPKTFVGDLHTLTARLATEEEIHSYKNLALNVYDQHENSTSYPHAFANVETRGESVFAARNAINGNSVNYSHGKWPFESWGINQNPDAEMTVDFGRIVEIDKVVLTIRADFPHDSHWERVTLAFSDGSQETLDLVKTHLKQTFELTPRQVKWVTLKELIKSDDPSPFPALSQIEVYGREAAK, encoded by the coding sequence ATGACACAACTGAAGCTTGAAATACAAAGCGCGAATGGCGCTGTTTTGGCGTCCGCTTCGGACCATGGCCAGGCTCATCTGGTTTATGATAAAAACTATGAACCTGGGGATCAAATTGTTCTGACGAGTGAAAATGAAAACGTTTATCTGGTGATTCAGCTAGAGGATACGATGGATCCGGCATTTGTATATTTAACGGGGCAGGAGATTCGCTTTATTATTCCTTTTGATGAGAAGAAGATCTCATATTCTCCGAAGACATTTGTAGGTGATTTGCATACGCTTACCGCGCGCCTGGCTACAGAGGAGGAGATCCATTCCTATAAAAATCTGGCGCTTAATGTATATGACCAACATGAGAATAGCACCAGCTACCCCCATGCATTCGCTAATGTGGAGACTCGCGGAGAATCCGTATTTGCGGCCCGAAATGCGATCAATGGCAACAGTGTGAACTACTCACATGGCAAATGGCCGTTTGAATCCTGGGGAATTAATCAAAATCCTGATGCTGAGATGACCGTTGATTTTGGTCGAATTGTGGAGATTGATAAGGTTGTCTTGACGATTCGTGCGGACTTCCCACATGATAGTCACTGGGAGCGAGTTACATTAGCGTTCTCGGACGGCAGCCAAGAAACTTTGGATCTGGTGAAAACTCATCTGAAGCAAACATTCGAGCTTACACCGCGCCAAGTGAAGTGGGTTACGCTCAAAGAGCTGATCAAGTCGGATGATCCGTCTCCGTTCCCGGCGCTAAGCCAAATTGAAGTTTATGGCCGTGAAGCGGCTAAGTAA
- a CDS encoding NUDIX domain-containing protein, protein MNAEKSPRVGVGAVIKDDQDRILLVLRKRAPEAEYWSLPGGKVDYMETIEDAVRREIREELGIEIAIDGLLCVTNHILPEENTHYVAPTFLAHIAAGIVENREPHALGDVQWFPINSMPDKITMTTAYALEHL, encoded by the coding sequence ATGAATGCCGAAAAATCGCCAAGGGTAGGCGTTGGAGCTGTAATTAAAGATGATCAGGACCGCATACTGCTCGTGCTTCGCAAGAGAGCGCCTGAAGCGGAATATTGGAGTCTGCCAGGGGGCAAGGTCGATTACATGGAGACGATTGAAGATGCAGTTAGACGCGAGATCAGAGAAGAGTTAGGTATTGAAATTGCGATTGATGGGCTGCTCTGTGTCACTAATCACATCCTACCAGAGGAGAACACACACTACGTGGCGCCTACCTTTCTGGCCCATATTGCTGCTGGAATTGTAGAGAACCGAGAGCCTCATGCTCTGGGAGATGTGCAATGGTTCCCAATCAACAGCATGCCCGACAAAATTACAATGACTACGGCGTATGCGCTGGAACACTTGTAG